In Pseudoalteromonas tetraodonis, the genomic window ATTTAAAGCTTACACGCTCATCTGATACATTTAGGTCGCCATGTAAATACAACGCTTTTGCTTTATCAAACTTAACGAGTTCTAAGTTGATTGCTTTGCCTTTTTTATAGTAATCATCTACAACCATATCTGGGCCGTTACCAATGGCAGTAATAAATAAACTAATGCAGCCAATAATTGCAGCTAAAGGAAAGAAGATTAAAAACCAAGGCCAAAAATTTTTATACCACGGAGTCGGTTGCATAGTCGCTCTAAAATTAATTAATGTGCGGCTATATTATAATAAATAGAATGAAAAGACTAAAAAAAAGCCTCCGAGTGGAGGCTTTTTTGATCTGAATTAATCTACTGAAATAAAAAGATTAAAACTGAAACGTTTTGTTAACTTTATCGTTATTTATCTTGCGATAAGCTGTAAACGTAAGCAGTTAATAGGTGAATTTTATCTTCGCCTAAAATCTCTTTCCATGCAGGCATTACACCAGCACGGCCATGGTTAAGTGTTTCTTCAACAGCGCGTTGAGAGCCACCGTATAACCAAATGTTATCAGTTAAGTTTGGTGCACCAAACGGTAGGTTATGGGCAACTGAGCCTTTACCATCTGGACCATGACACGCAGCACACATAGCAAATTTTGCTTTACCTGCATCGGCATCTTTTTGGTTAACAGTACGGCCAGATAGGCTAAGTACGTAAGCCGTCATTTCTTTAACGCCTTGCTCACCTAATGCATCACCCCAAGGTGGCATTGCTGCAACACGACCTAAAAGTAATGTTTCTCTGATCTTGTCAGGAGAACCACCGTACAACCAATCGTTGTCAGTAAGGTTAGGGAAGCCAGTACCACCACGAGCATCAGAGCCATGACATTGTGCACAGTTTTGTGAGAACAAACGTTGACCAATTTCAACTGCGAGTTGACCTTGAGTTTGCTCATGTTTAGTGCCGTTTTCTAGCGCAACTTGCTGTGCTGCATCACCAGCAAATTTAGACTCTACTAAATCTAGAACAGGTATTTGAGCCAATTCATTAAAAATAGGACCAAAACGTTCTTCAGCAGCGCGGTATTCAGCATCTAGCTTTACAAAACGGCCATCTTCTTTCGCTTCAATGACTGCTTCTTTCGATTCAGTTAAAGAGGTAATACCTTGGTTTGAGCTTGTCCATTTTGCTAGACCTTCCCAATTACCTAAACCTGGGTAGGCTGCTAAGTAATAAACAGACCACACAAACGTTGCGAAGAACATGTAAGTCCACCATTTCGGTAGTGGATTGTTTAA contains:
- the ccoP gene encoding cytochrome-c oxidase, cbb3-type subunit III, whose translation is MTSFWSIWVIVLTLACLIIIFGLLVWNLKNYVGVKEGESCGHEFDGIQELNNPLPKWWTYMFFATFVWSVYYLAAYPGLGNWEGLAKWTSSNQGITSLTESKEAVIEAKEDGRFVKLDAEYRAAEERFGPIFNELAQIPVLDLVESKFAGDAAQQVALENGTKHEQTQGQLAVEIGQRLFSQNCAQCHGSDARGGTGFPNLTDNDWLYGGSPDKIRETLLLGRVAAMPPWGDALGEQGVKEMTAYVLSLSGRTVNQKDADAGKAKFAMCAACHGPDGKGSVAHNLPFGAPNLTDNIWLYGGSQRAVEETLNHGRAGVMPAWKEILGEDKIHLLTAYVYSLSQDK